The Mangifera indica cultivar Alphonso chromosome 8, CATAS_Mindica_2.1, whole genome shotgun sequence genome has a window encoding:
- the LOC123223500 gene encoding uncharacterized protein LOC123223500, with product MGEWIIGAIINLFGSIAINFGTNLLKLGHTERERHAVLDSDGTNGKHSLKPIIYFHSWRVGVVIFILGNCLNFISFGYAAQSLLAALGSVQFVSNIAFAYFVFNKTATVKVLVATAFIVLGNIFLVSFGNHQSPVFTPEELAEKYSNITFLVYCLSLVLVGALNHYIYRRGELMLAVSGQDLKDLKSYWHMLLPFSYAIVSGAVGSCSVLFAKSLSNLLRLALSNGYQLHSWFTYSMLLLFLSTAGFWMTRLNEGLALFDAIQIVPMFQIAWTFFSICTGFVYFQEYQVFDALRTTMFILGMVSVFVGISLLAPDDCKGGEGKDSSLVSVMSSSISNEVDRLIVSPENIQNKETRPFVQGKFMKISEMISKAKTACSLSLGFGEDSINASAVFVMPMVSSKITGFRGNRLDRAKILSLRNSGWSTISMDGDEAELLDTGTKHPTTPCGLAMQKLIMLRPVLWHSCLFSEAALVQTQTHYKTAVIEAETCIALIKKCQSLRPLKALHGFIQRSHFHFLHGDLFLLTNLISQYASLGSVPTAFSLFSSVSHFADLFLWNVMIRAFVDNCHFDRALQLYNQMRRFDVKPDNFTFPFVLKACGCLRDVEFGIKVHQEILDFGYQYDVFVCNSLISMFGKCDRIDVSRKVFDEMPKRNVVSWSSMTGAYAQNGCFEEGLLLFKRMLDERIGPNRVVLLNVMACICRENDADDICRVVVDNGLEFDQSLQNAAMIMYARCGRMEMARRFFDRILNKDLVSWTSMIEAYAQADLSLEALELFRQMILQRVIPDYVTFLSVIRACSNLASFQQSRMVHGIIIRGCFNNRLALDTAVVDLYVKCGSLIYATKIFDRMLEKNVISWSTMISGYGMHGHGREALCLFDQMKASIKPDHITFVSVRIFGAIDFVTMSNVPMELSSIDLKVMYCKDLKGFKFFQKLTVSCLVSIISDNPDKKLEHKQQHRTPADKEGDGNPEWKHEMQFDLKGISIHNCDHLFIHFELKHEGVMFGNKNIGEVRVPCKDLFLDSNGNFKFVNYEVRTSDKKPNGVLCFAYKVNGIGFPITHHHHHPPQTSETSHSPLDVHGSRPEVNSVHPQISEIPYPSTNAHTSAPEVHPQTSEILYPPFEVHTQTSEILNPSDVNSTAPQVHYPVQTSPQYVQCSSSVSQHTPEENYYPPPGTYYPPPVQTSSTVSQHTPEENSYPPPGTYNSVPSLPPPPLLPPFPLPYPPPPPQPGPPPPPLLPPMAHGAFYPPHPLHVHGWEHEPHMGFYGPSAGHSHSFDQGQDSANRLSGWRKGRSSWNGR from the exons ATGGGAGAATGGATCATTGGAGCTATCATCAACTTGTTCGGTAGCATTGCCATCAACTTCGGAACTAACCTTCTTAAATTGGGTCACACTGAG AGAGAAAGGCATGCTGTACTAGACAGCGATGGAACAAATGGAAAGCATTCATTGAAGCCTATTATATACTTCCATTCTTGGAGAGTTG GTGttgtaatttttattcttgGAAATTGCCTTAATTTCATATCTTTTGGATATGCTGCTCAG TCCCTTCTTGCAGCCCTCGGCTCAGTTcagtttgtttcaaatattgcaTTTGCTTACTTTGTGTTCAACAAAACGGCGACTGTCAA GGTTCTGGTTGCAACAGCCTTTATTGTTCTTGGAaacatttttcttgtttcttttggcAATCACCAATCACCTG TTTTCACACCAGAAGAATTGGCAGAAAAGTACAGCAACATTACATTTCTTGTGTACTGCCTGAGTTTGGTCTTAGTTGGTGCCTTGAATCACTACATTTACAG GAGAGGAGAACTTATGCTTGCTGTTTCTGGACAAGATCTTAAAGATCTTAAATCCTATTGGCATATGTTGCTTCCATTTTCATATGCTATAGTTTCAGGTGCCGTAGGATCATGCTCAGTGTTGTTCGCAAAATCTCT CTCTAACCTTCTCCGGTTGGCCTTGTCTAATGGTTATCAGTTGCATAGTTGGTTCACATATTCAATGCTTCTTTTATTTCTTAGTACAGCGGGATTTTGG ATGACGAGGTTGAATGAAGGATTGGCACTGTTCGATGCCATCCAAATTGTTCCCATGTTTCAGATTGCTTGGACTTTCTTCTCTATTTGTACAGGATTTGTATACTTTCAGGAGTATCAG GTTTTTGATGCACTAAGGACAACAATGTTCATCCTAGGAATGGTGTCGGTGTTTGTGGGCATCTCATTGTTGGCACCTGATGACTGCAAAG GTGGTGAGGGTAAAGATTCATCTTTGGTATCAGTGATGTCTTCAAGCATTTCAAATGAAGTGGATAG ATTGATTGTGTCCCCTgaaaacatacaaaataaagaaacaagacCATTTGTGCAAGGAAAGTTTATGAAGATTTCAGAGATGATATCCAAGGCAAAG ACTGCCTGTTCATTATCATTAGGCTTCGGAGAGGATTCAATCAACGCATCAGCAGTTTTTGTTATGCCTATGGTGTCATCAAAGATCACAGGTTTCCGAGGAAACAGGCTTGACAGAGCTAAGATTTTGTCCTTGAGAAATTCTGGTTGGAGTACTATTTCAATGGATGGAGATGAGGCAGAATTGTTAGACACAGGCACAAAACACCCTACTACCCCT TGTGGATTGGCCATGCAGAAGCTAATAATGCTCCGTCCTGTACTGTGGCACTCGTGTCTCTTCTCTGAGGCAGCATTGGTGCAGACTCAAACCCATTACAAAACTGCGGTTATTGAAGCTGAAACATGCATTGCATTGATCAAGAAATGCCAAAGCCTCCGACCCTTGAAAGCCCTTCATGGGTTCATCCAAAGATCTCACTTTCACTTTCTTCATGGGGATCTCTTCCTCCTCACTAATCTCATCTCTCAATACGCCTCGTTGGGCTCTGTCCCCACCGCATTCTCCCTCTTCTCTTCTGTTTCACATTTCGCTGATCTCTTCCTGTGGAACGTCATGATACGTGCCTTCGTCGATAACTGTCACTTTGATAGAGCATTGCAGCTATACAATCAAATGCGTCGATTTGATGTCAAGCCTGATAATTTTACATTTCCTTTTGTTCTCAAGGCTTGTGGGTGTTTGCGTGATGTTGAATTTGGAATTAAGGTTCATCAAGAGATTCTTGATTTTGGGTATCAGTATGATGTCTTTGTTTGTAATTCTCTAATTTCTATGTTCGGTAAATGTGACCGCATTGATGTTTCCAGAaaagtgtttgatgaaatgcctAAAAGAAATGTGGTTTCTTGGAGTTCAATGACTGGTGCTTATGCCCAGAATGGTTGCTTTGAGGAAGGGTTACTTTTGTTCAAGAGGATGTTGGATGAGAGGATTGGGCCTAATCGGGTTGTTCTTTTGAATGTGATGGCGTGTATTTGTAGAGAGAATGATGCTGATGATATTTGTAGAGTTGTTGTAGATAATGGACTTGAATTTGATCAGTCTTTACAAAATGCTGCTATGATAATGTATGCACGGTGTGGAAGAATGGAGATGGCAAGAAGATTCTTTGATAGGATTTTGAATAAAGATCTAGTGTCCTGGACATCCATGATTGAGGCTTATGCTCAGGCGGATTTGTCCCTTGAAGCCTTGGAGCTATTTAGACAGATGATATTGCAAAGGGTCATCCCTGATTATGTAACCTTTCTCAGTGTGATCCGAGCTTGTTCAAATCTAGCATCCTTTCAGCAATCACGTATGGTTCATGGAATAATAATCCGTGGTTGCTTCAATAATAGATTAGCCTTGGATACAGCTGTAGTTGATCTTTATGTGAAATGTGGGAGCTTAATATATGCTACAAAAATTTTTGATAGGATGcttgaaaaaaatgttatctcATGGAGCACAATGATCTCGGGTTATGGAATGCATGGCCATGGTAGAGAAGCACTCTGCCTGTTTGATCAGATGAAAGCTTCAATAAAGCCAGACCATATCACATTTGTTTCAGT AAGGATATTCGGTGCCATTGATTTTGTTACCATGTCCAATGTTCCAATGGAATTGAGCTCCATAGATCTCAAAGTCATGTACTGCAAAGATCTGAAAGGGTTCAAATTCTTTCAGAAACTCACGGTCTCTTGCCTGGTTTCAATCATTAGCGACAATCCTGACAAAAAGCTGGAGCATAAGCAGCAACACCGGACTCCAGCAGACAAAGAGGGAGATGGGAACCCTGAATGGAAACATGAGATGCAATTTGATCTAAAGGGGATTTCGATTCATAATTGTGATCATCTCTTTATTCACTTTGAGCTAAAGCATGAAGGAGTCATGTTTGGAAACAAAAATATTGGTGAGGTTCGTGTTCCCTGCAAGGATCTTTTCCTGGACTCCAATGGCAACttcaaatttgtcaattatGAGGTCCGAACTTCTGATAAAAAACCAAATGGAGTACTGTGTTTCGCCTACAAGGTGAATGGAATTGGGTTTCCAATAactcatcaccatcatcatcctCCTCAGACATCTGAGACTTCACATTCACCCTTAGATGTTCATGGCTCAAGACCAGAAGTTAATTCTGTTCATCCTCAGATATCTGAAATTCCATATCCCTCAACAAATGCTCATACTTCAGCCCCAGAAGTTCATCCTCAGACATCGGAAATTTTATATCCCCCATTTGAAGTTCATACTCAGACATCCGAGATTCTGAATCCCTCAGATGTAAACAGCACAGCCCCTCAAGTTCACTATCCTGTTCAAACCTCCCCACAATATGTTCAGTGTTCATCATCTGTCAGCCAGCATACACCCGAAGAAAATTATTATCCCCCACCGGGTACTTATTATCCACCACCCGTTCAAACCTCATCAACTGTCAGCCAGCATACACCCGAAGAAAATTCTTACCCCCCACCGGGTACTTATAATTCTGTACCGTCACTGCCACCGCCACCTCTTCTACCACCTTTTCCTCTTCCATATCCACCCCCTCCGCCACAGCCAggtccaccaccaccaccgctACTACCGCCAATGGCACATGGGGCATTTTATCCTCCTCATCCATTACATGTCCATGGCTGGGAACATGAACCTCACATGGGTTTCTATGGCCCTTCTGCTGGACATTCTCATTCATTTGACCAGGGGCAGGATTCGGCAAACCGTTTGTCAGGTTGGAGAAAGGGCCGCTCGTCATGGAACGGTAGGTGA
- the LOC123223501 gene encoding LOW QUALITY PROTEIN: DNA cross-link repair protein SNM1 (The sequence of the model RefSeq protein was modified relative to this genomic sequence to represent the inferred CDS: deleted 3 bases in 2 codons; substituted 8 bases at 8 genomic stop codons): MVENKSSKKAEAELHKFYFDDDIYESSDLLHDENGFPPLQQDDEEEKAKSFASDFYQCGNDWSCLLQTKRNLKQANLFMPMAPFHLPVETLDCNKIHKYPFEEPGSTPLPFIKKDSWSTFTVDAFRYWGIEGLFFAYFRSHFHYDQFVGLSKXRSHGPLYRSPLTARLVKVCLSVSPRKGLIYLDSSMNLSEVKLLEANHCPGAALINFRLQYGQCVLHTGDFRACKLMXTYPLLVCHRVNVLCLDTTYCNAKIKVSSFLXELCXVVDFMLSFCIFLXIICVIFSLFLVSIIKVTKNFLGKQSRTLVIVGAYSIGEECVFLAFSXALGVFMFSNFPRRRVLQSFDWHEFSGSLCTQRNTSVLDVLSCVELSIDYVKTYTNQYAAVLAFWPIGWTXXESMWNQLSFIKPIYRGNITIYGEMISMCNLS, from the exons ATGGTTGAGAATAAGTC TTCCAAAAAGGCTGAAGCAgaattacataaattttattttgatgatgatatttACGAATCCTCTGATCTTCTCCACGATGAGAATGGCTTCCCGCCCTTACaacaagatgatgaagaagagaaagcaAAGAGCTTTGCGTCTGATTTTTATCAGTGCGGAAACGACTGGTCTTGTTTGTTGCAAACAAAAAGGAATTTGAAACAGGCTAATTTGTTT ATGCCAATGGCTCCGTTTCACCTTCCGGTAGAAACTCTAGACTGCAACAAAATCCATAAGTACCCGTTTGAAGAACCGGGTTCAACGCCCTTGCCCTTCATAAAAAAAGATTCCTG GAGCACTTTCACTGTTGATGCATTTCGCTATTGGGGAATAgaaggtctt ttttttgcttattttcGTAGTCATTTTCACTATGATCAATTTGTTGGTCTAAGCAAATGACGGTCACATGGACCTCTTTATCGCAGTCCTCTGACTGCTCGCCTTGTTAAGGTGTGTCTCTCTGTCAGTCCGCGTAAGGGCCTTATATATCTAGATTCATCAATGAACTT GAGCGAAGTGAAATTGCTAGAGGCTAATCACTGCCCAGGTGCAGCTCTAATTAATTTTCGTCTCCAATATGGACAATGCGTTTTGCACACTGGTGATTTCAGGGCGTGTAAGCTGATGTAAACTTACCCTCTGCTTGTATGCCATCGAGTTAATGTGCTTTGCTTGGATACTACATATTGCAACGCAAAAATAAAAGTAAGCAGCTTCTTATGAGAACTTTGTTAAGTGGTGGATTTTATGCTATCTTTCTgtatatttctttaaataatttgtgtaaTATTTTCCTTGTTTCTGGTTTCCATTATCAAAGTTACTAAAAACTTTCTTGGGAAACAATCCAGAACTCTTGTTATTGTTGGTGCATATAGCATTGGGGAAGAATGtgtc tttcttgctttttcttaGGCATTAGGGGTATTTATGTTCA gCAATTTTCCACGGAGAAGGGTTTTGCAGTCCTTTGATTGGCATGAGTTTTCTGGGAGTCTCTGTACACAGCGAAACACTTCTGTACTTGATGTGCTTAGCTGTGTGGAGTTGAGTATT GATTACGTGAAGACCTACACAAATCAGTATGCAGCAGTATTGGCATTTTGGCCAATAG GTTGGACTTAATAAGAGAGTATGTGGAACCAACTCAGTTTCATTAAGCCTATCTATAGAGGCAATATTACAATTTATGGTGAGATGATTTCGATGTGTAACTTAAGTTAA
- the LOC123222643 gene encoding syntaxin-22-like, whose translation MSFQDIQNGGRPASSSKSTVSKSPSQAVAAGIFQISTAVSAFRRLVDAIGTAKDTLDHRQKLHNTRQRILQLVKETSAKLKTLSESDRDANVNPSKKIEDAKLARDFQAVLQEFQKVQQLASERESTYSPSVPQSTQITIESSGSGEYVASENQPFLMEQKRQEILLLDNEIAFNEAIIEEREQGLREIEEQIGEANEIFKDLAVLVHEQGVVIDDIHSNIESSAAATSNAKVQLAKASKSVKSRASWCWWVLAIVVVALIVFFLVLLL comes from the exons ATGAGCTTTCAGGATATACAGAATGGCGGAAGGCCGGCATCATCGTCAAAATCGACAGTGTCAAAGAGCCCATCACAAGCTGTGGCAGCCGGGATTTTCCAGATCAGTACAGCTGTTTCAGCTTTTCGGCGTCTTGTTGATGCCATCGGAACTGCCAAAGACACTCTTGATCACCGCCAGAAACT GCATAATACAAGGCAAAGAATTCTGCAGTTAGTTAAGGAAACTTCTGCTAAGCTCAAAACCCTCAGCGAATCCGATCGAGATGCTAACGTCAAT ccgagtaaaaaaattgaagatgcTAAGCTTGCAAGAGATTTTCAAGCCGTCTTGCAAGAATTTCAGAAAGTCCAACAGCTTGCCTCTGAGCGCGAGTCTACTTACTCCCCTTCTGTTCCTCAATCAACACAAATAACAAT agaaaGCTCTGGCTCAGGCGAATATGTGGCGTCTGAGAACCAGCCGTTTCTTATGGAACAAAAGAG GCAGGAGATACTTCTGCTGGATAATGAAATTGCCTTCAATGAGGCCATAATTGAAGAAAGGGAACAGGGTCTGAGAGAAATTGAAGAGCAAATTGGAGAAgcaaatgaaatattcaagGACCTTGCTGTTCTAGTTCACGAGCAGGGTGTGGTTATTG ATGACATTCACTCAAATATTGAATCTTCTGCTGCTGCAACAAGTAACGCAAAAGTTCAGCTAGCCAAGGCTTCCAAAAGTGTGAAATCCAGAGCATCATGG TGTTGGTGGGTGCTGGCAATTGTTGTAGTGGCACTGATAGTATTTTTCCTGGTGCTGCTTCTATAA